A window from Planococcus maritimus encodes these proteins:
- the abc-f gene encoding ribosomal protection-like ABC-F family protein — translation MQITAQQLTKSIGGNEIFTNLSIEINEQERIAVVGRNGSGKTTLFQLLAGLEEPDAGTIIRTKNTRIGYLHQIPDYPEYSVYEVLNESFSALHAMQSRLSELEQHLASSADERILRQYGELQEQFMEAGGYETESKIAAVANGLGITSLIEQPFDALSGGEKTKVMLAQLILSKPSVLLLDEPTNHLDLSAIEWLEHYLEYYNGSVVVISHDRQFLNHVVNKVYEIEDGEIWESKGDYDAYLRNKQAKMEQQFAAYKEQQKKIQKIKESIRRLRQWANEASPPNPDLFRKAKMMEKMLERMQLVKRPAAEKAMNLKLQAKDRSGKRVFELQEVFHGFGDEVLFADVDLSVYWQDRLAIVGDNGTGKSTLLKILLGEIEPVGGEVRRGSNVKIGYLAQQFEAFDGEARVIEAFREHLSMTEGDARHVLAQFLFYGHDVFKRVKDLSGGEKMRLRLAQLMQEDCNVLVLDEPTNHLDIESREVLEETLKEFNGTIIAISHDRYFLQKLFTKVAWIEHQTLTLHEGSYEWAADKQKNAGGILQ, via the coding sequence ATGCAAATTACGGCACAACAATTAACCAAATCCATCGGCGGCAATGAAATCTTCACCAATCTATCGATTGAAATCAATGAACAAGAACGCATTGCAGTGGTCGGCCGCAACGGCTCAGGCAAAACGACTTTGTTCCAGCTATTGGCGGGACTGGAAGAGCCGGATGCCGGCACCATCATCCGGACAAAAAATACCCGAATCGGCTATCTGCACCAAATCCCGGACTATCCGGAATACAGCGTATACGAAGTCTTAAATGAAAGCTTCAGCGCCTTGCACGCCATGCAAAGCCGGCTGAGTGAGCTTGAGCAGCATTTGGCAAGCAGTGCCGATGAACGGATATTGCGGCAATACGGCGAATTGCAGGAGCAGTTTATGGAAGCGGGCGGATACGAAACAGAATCCAAAATCGCAGCGGTAGCGAATGGCCTTGGCATCACTTCGCTGATCGAGCAGCCGTTTGACGCGCTGAGTGGCGGCGAGAAGACGAAAGTCATGCTCGCACAGCTTATTTTAAGCAAACCATCTGTTCTCTTGCTCGATGAACCAACCAATCACTTGGATTTATCAGCGATTGAATGGCTGGAACATTATTTGGAGTATTACAACGGATCGGTCGTCGTTATTTCGCATGACCGTCAGTTTTTGAACCATGTCGTAAACAAGGTTTACGAAATTGAAGACGGCGAAATTTGGGAAAGCAAAGGCGATTATGACGCCTATTTACGCAATAAGCAGGCAAAAATGGAGCAGCAATTTGCAGCGTATAAAGAGCAGCAGAAGAAAATCCAAAAGATCAAAGAATCGATCCGCCGCCTGCGCCAATGGGCGAATGAAGCCTCACCGCCGAACCCCGATCTGTTTCGCAAGGCGAAAATGATGGAGAAAATGCTTGAGCGTATGCAACTAGTCAAACGGCCAGCAGCGGAAAAGGCGATGAACTTAAAATTGCAAGCCAAGGACCGTAGCGGCAAACGAGTCTTCGAGCTGCAGGAGGTGTTTCACGGTTTCGGCGACGAGGTGTTGTTTGCCGATGTTGACTTGTCGGTTTACTGGCAGGATCGCCTGGCGATTGTCGGCGACAACGGCACCGGCAAATCAACTTTGTTGAAAATTTTATTGGGCGAAATCGAGCCGGTCGGCGGGGAAGTACGCCGCGGCAGCAATGTCAAAATCGGCTATCTCGCCCAGCAGTTTGAAGCGTTTGACGGGGAGGCACGGGTCATCGAGGCGTTCCGTGAGCATTTGTCGATGACCGAAGGCGATGCCCGTCATGTGCTTGCGCAATTTTTGTTCTATGGCCACGACGTCTTCAAGCGCGTCAAAGACCTCAGCGGCGGCGAGAAGATGCGTCTGCGTCTCGCTCAGCTCATGCAAGAAGACTGCAATGTTCTCGTATTGGATGAGCCAACCAACCACCTCGACATCGAATCGCGCGAAGTGCTTGAGGAAACGTTAAAGGAGTTTAACGGCACGATTATCGCGATCAGCCACGACCGCTATTTTCTGCAAAAGCTGTTCACAAAAGTCGCTTGGATTGAACACCAAACTCTGACCTTACACGAAGGTTCGTACGAGTGGGCGGCGGACAAACAGAAAAACGCCGGCGGCATCTTGCAATAA
- a CDS encoding RDD family protein, with protein MRKKGEWKMDALTKKRGKAIAIDFAVCAAVNGIIEPLLRKKFKQEWVHALITPTALAWGLEYVQLKTRGQTIGHKVAGIKIESEDGGELTNQQIFKRLAYRDSIMPLEWYKERGRDMGEQMPHDRFAHTLVRELK; from the coding sequence ATGAGGAAGAAAGGGGAATGGAAGATGGATGCATTGACGAAAAAGCGCGGCAAAGCCATTGCCATCGATTTTGCGGTATGCGCTGCGGTGAACGGAATCATCGAACCGCTGCTCCGTAAAAAGTTCAAGCAGGAATGGGTGCATGCGCTTATCACGCCGACCGCTTTGGCTTGGGGATTGGAATATGTGCAGTTGAAGACGCGCGGCCAGACAATCGGACACAAAGTAGCGGGCATCAAGATCGAAAGCGAAGACGGAGGGGAACTGACCAATCAGCAAATCTTTAAACGCCTTGCTTATCGTGATTCAATTATGCCGCTCGAATGGTACAAAGAACGCGGCCGAGACATGGGCGAACAAATGCCGCATGACCGCTTTGCCCATACTTTGGTAAGAGAACTCAAGTAG